One part of the Dyadobacter sp. 676 genome encodes these proteins:
- a CDS encoding peptidase domain-containing ABC transporter, translated as MRNFPHYFQLDQMDCGPTCLRIVAKYYGRHYSAQTIRDKTDIGKTGVSMMSLADTAEQIGFRTAGVRLNLFQLIEQAQLPCILHWEQNHYVVLYKINGDWPWLGRDLLRNIRGGRKSGVSHATDARRHEQHPHLPNTNTRRQYRFFISDPAMGLVSYSSEEFEQKWLSARSATGRDGISLLLEPDENFPTLSGETPHGTNTARLISYLGKYRKLIAQLVLTMFIGSFLSILLPLLAQAVVDIGIGTQDLSFVNLVLVAQAILLTSITSVDFLRSWILLHISSRINLTILSDFLAKLMKLPISFFDTKMFGDIMQRIGDHQRIESFLTGQAISSALSMANLAIFGALLAYYQIQVFTLTALFSVAYCLWVIFFFRRRRSIDMKRFEIQSQNQSEVIQLIQGMQDIKLARAERVKRWAWERTQAQLFHWGVRSLSVAQFQQAGALFINNSKNILVTYLTVSSVIDGTLTVGQMVSVQYIMGQFNAPIEQLVSFLQGWQDARMSMERLNEVQHLSDEEPHDAELRRVWGSRFDICFDGLTFSYPGQDSDPVLNNIDLKIPHGKITALVGASGSGKTTLLKLLLKFYQPKSGSIRLCPPAQDTNKEDAPGEGLSFAAISHSEWRGQCGVVMQDGFIFSDTIARNIAVGEQRINPQKLYQAAYTANIHDFIEALPLGYQTKIGAEGNPLSQGQKQRILIARAVYKDPRIILFDEATNALDATNEATIVRNLNKFFESRTVVIVAHRLSTVRHADQIVVIERGKIQEIGKHDELIKKRGKYHALVSAQLDLPNN; from the coding sequence ATGCGAAACTTCCCCCATTACTTCCAGCTAGACCAAATGGACTGCGGTCCGACCTGTCTGCGCATTGTGGCTAAGTATTATGGCCGCCACTATTCCGCACAAACAATCCGTGACAAAACTGACATCGGCAAGACGGGGGTATCGATGATGAGTTTAGCCGACACAGCCGAACAGATTGGGTTTCGCACGGCCGGAGTCAGATTAAACCTGTTTCAGCTCATTGAACAGGCTCAGCTCCCCTGCATACTGCATTGGGAGCAAAATCATTACGTAGTCTTGTACAAAATCAATGGCGATTGGCCCTGGCTAGGCCGCGATCTTTTGAGAAATATCCGGGGAGGCAGAAAAAGTGGCGTCTCACACGCAACAGACGCCCGGCGGCATGAGCAGCACCCTCATTTACCAAATACAAACACCCGAAGGCAGTACCGTTTTTTTATCTCTGACCCGGCAATGGGTCTGGTCTCATACTCATCCGAAGAATTCGAACAAAAGTGGCTATCAGCAAGGAGCGCAACTGGCCGTGACGGTATTTCCCTTCTTTTAGAGCCCGATGAAAATTTCCCGACGCTCAGCGGGGAAACACCCCATGGCACCAATACCGCGCGGCTCATTTCCTACTTGGGAAAATATAGAAAATTAATCGCACAGCTGGTTCTGACAATGTTTATCGGAAGCTTTCTTTCGATCCTGCTGCCGCTCTTGGCGCAGGCAGTAGTAGACATCGGAATTGGTACTCAAGACTTATCTTTTGTCAACCTTGTATTGGTAGCACAGGCAATTTTGCTCACCAGTATCACATCCGTTGATTTCCTCAGAAGCTGGATTCTTCTACATATCAGTTCCCGGATTAACCTGACGATCTTATCAGACTTTTTGGCAAAGCTCATGAAGCTGCCCATTTCCTTCTTTGATACAAAGATGTTTGGTGACATCATGCAGCGAATCGGGGACCATCAGCGAATTGAGTCGTTTCTTACCGGGCAGGCTATCAGCAGTGCATTATCTATGGCGAACCTGGCAATTTTCGGGGCGCTTTTGGCCTATTATCAAATTCAGGTGTTCACGCTCACCGCTCTTTTTTCTGTTGCATATTGCCTCTGGGTCATATTCTTCTTTCGCAGAAGACGCAGCATCGACATGAAACGCTTTGAAATACAGTCACAAAACCAAAGCGAAGTTATTCAGTTGATACAAGGGATGCAGGACATTAAACTCGCTCGCGCCGAACGGGTTAAACGTTGGGCTTGGGAAAGGACCCAGGCCCAACTGTTTCATTGGGGTGTAAGGAGCCTTTCAGTCGCCCAGTTTCAACAAGCCGGCGCGCTGTTTATCAATAACAGCAAGAATATTCTGGTAACCTACCTTACGGTTTCTTCTGTCATCGACGGCACGCTCACGGTTGGTCAGATGGTTTCAGTACAATACATCATGGGTCAATTCAATGCCCCTATAGAACAGCTTGTTTCATTCCTGCAGGGCTGGCAGGATGCCCGGATGAGCATGGAAAGGCTCAACGAAGTTCAGCACCTGAGCGATGAAGAACCGCACGATGCTGAGCTGCGACGAGTTTGGGGTTCCCGGTTCGATATCTGTTTCGATGGATTGACATTCTCCTATCCAGGTCAGGATTCAGATCCTGTTCTCAATAACATCGACCTGAAAATTCCACATGGCAAAATCACCGCACTTGTCGGAGCCAGCGGAAGCGGGAAAACAACGCTTCTAAAGCTGCTGCTTAAATTTTATCAACCCAAGTCGGGCAGCATCAGACTTTGTCCTCCCGCGCAAGACACAAATAAAGAAGATGCACCGGGCGAAGGATTGAGTTTTGCAGCTATATCTCACAGCGAATGGCGTGGACAATGTGGTGTGGTTATGCAGGACGGCTTTATTTTCTCGGACACGATCGCGCGAAATATTGCTGTCGGCGAACAGCGAATTAACCCACAGAAATTATATCAGGCTGCATACACGGCAAACATTCATGACTTCATCGAAGCTCTGCCGCTGGGTTATCAAACCAAGATCGGCGCAGAAGGTAACCCACTCAGCCAGGGGCAAAAACAACGGATCCTGATCGCAAGAGCGGTCTACAAGGATCCTCGAATAATTCTCTTTGACGAAGCGACCAACGCGCTCGATGCAACAAACGAGGCTACCATTGTGAGAAATCTGAATAAATTTTTCGAAAGCAGAACCGTTGTCATTGTTGCCCATCGCCTTAGCACGGTCAGGCATGCCGATCAAATCGTTGTTATTGAGAGGGGAAAAATTCAGGAAATCGGCAAGCACGACGAATTGATAAAAAAAAGGGGAAAATACCATGCTTTGGTCAGCGCACAGCTTGACCTGCCAAATAACTGA
- a CDS encoding vitamin K epoxide reductase family protein: MAYTFNTELKSVAFTYARLMNVKISRNTLANALEENPTFPSLLSLSDVFHKFRVENAAIKIPKSNFMELAGQTPFIAYFKTSEIGLDFVVVESITESKVGFYHKGRKPAYLPYEEFVTRYRDVVWKIFDPEKGGDVSFKEKRTSERNSLLLKTLCVLMLVGSLAAWVDIGKLSRLFSESWFPLFVKAFGLSVSVLLLAFEVDRNNSFVKNICALNGKTNCDAVLSSKGSNILGISWAEVGSIYFAATALILCNDNIAPSTRFSFASLFSVLAALYIPFSLLYQWRVVKQWCVLCLAIQGALFCELAYWLSALDYVYFALPEDPVEYIIATACFLLPAAMLILFKPLSEKVHEHRLFRSAYRRLQYNPEVFDALLHNQDTVPAGWENIGIDVGNPSATNTIIKICNPYCSPCSKSHSVLEKIIERNQNVKMKIIYISQNTATSMGARVVKYFILIRNALGTSAMNHALHYWYSTEEKSFEGLSAKFPVKGDLATADTEIDSMSTWCILANVTHTPTIFINGYRLPENYKVEEIEHIL, from the coding sequence ATGGCTTACACCTTTAATACCGAGCTAAAGTCAGTCGCTTTTACGTACGCAAGGCTGATGAATGTCAAAATCTCCCGAAATACGCTGGCTAATGCGCTTGAAGAAAACCCGACTTTCCCAAGTCTACTGTCATTAAGTGACGTTTTCCACAAATTCCGCGTCGAGAATGCCGCTATCAAAATCCCCAAAAGCAACTTCATGGAGCTGGCCGGGCAAACGCCATTTATAGCGTATTTCAAAACAAGTGAGATCGGACTGGATTTTGTAGTCGTCGAATCGATAACCGAAAGCAAAGTTGGCTTTTATCACAAAGGACGCAAACCAGCCTATCTGCCCTATGAAGAGTTCGTAACCAGATACCGCGACGTTGTCTGGAAAATATTTGATCCCGAAAAAGGAGGAGACGTCTCGTTCAAAGAAAAACGCACGAGTGAACGCAACTCATTGCTTCTAAAGACGCTTTGTGTGCTAATGCTAGTCGGTTCGCTGGCTGCATGGGTAGACATTGGCAAATTGTCAAGGCTATTCTCTGAAAGCTGGTTTCCCCTGTTTGTAAAGGCATTCGGCCTTTCTGTATCTGTTCTGCTATTGGCCTTTGAGGTCGACAGGAATAACAGCTTTGTTAAAAACATATGCGCTTTGAATGGAAAAACTAACTGCGACGCAGTCCTAAGCAGCAAAGGCTCCAACATTCTGGGTATTTCCTGGGCCGAAGTTGGCTCCATCTACTTTGCTGCGACTGCACTGATATTGTGCAACGACAATATCGCACCATCAACCAGGTTCTCTTTTGCAAGCCTATTCTCCGTGCTGGCCGCGCTTTACATCCCTTTCAGCCTGCTTTACCAATGGAGAGTTGTCAAACAATGGTGCGTATTATGCCTTGCGATTCAAGGAGCGCTTTTTTGCGAACTGGCCTACTGGCTGTCTGCATTAGATTACGTTTATTTTGCCTTGCCGGAAGATCCGGTTGAATATATAATAGCAACGGCCTGTTTTCTGCTTCCGGCCGCAATGCTAATTCTGTTCAAGCCCCTGTCCGAGAAAGTGCACGAACATCGCCTTTTCCGTTCGGCTTACCGGCGCTTGCAATATAATCCCGAGGTCTTTGACGCCTTGCTGCACAATCAGGATACCGTCCCTGCTGGCTGGGAAAACATTGGAATTGATGTGGGTAATCCTTCGGCCACCAATACAATCATCAAAATCTGTAACCCCTATTGCAGCCCCTGTAGCAAATCCCATTCGGTGCTCGAGAAAATAATCGAGCGAAACCAAAATGTTAAAATGAAGATCATTTATATATCCCAGAACACCGCAACGAGCATGGGAGCCCGGGTAGTGAAATATTTTATTCTGATAAGGAACGCTCTGGGTACTTCGGCTATGAACCATGCACTTCACTATTGGTACAGCACAGAAGAAAAGAGCTTTGAGGGACTTTCAGCGAAATTCCCCGTCAAGGGTGATTTGGCCACTGCCGACACCGAGATTGACTCGATGAGTACGTGGTGCATACTTGCAAACGTCACGCATACACCGACAATTTTCATAAATGGCTACCGTCTTCCAGAAAACTACAAAGTCGAAGAAATTGAACATATCCTATAA
- a CDS encoding TlpA disulfide reductase family protein — MHLSGSSVAKFTTIMVGYQGSSFRFWVNQKPAVIKFEKDGSSIKAGMLKNTIDVDKSADAVAINKFTAAETAAIDSFKANNKSWFRQDSLIAVFESLNRKLAAKKVDYVRNKPESYYAFWLFRRELVYLDHDIGDLNAVFDQKFDQQRKSSKEGKEIQLRLTGRSLTKGKKAVEFVATDIHNQTIDLKNFKGKNVLITFWATWCAPCIEEFPKIKELRSSYPADSLEFIFVSLDADPKKYRAALQKYDLPGLHIYNDIEVLKKYGVLAIPQVYLVDKKGTISYSRADQADPNLRLLERTLAENFGAVK; from the coding sequence TTGCACTTATCCGGAAGCTCGGTTGCCAAATTCACCACCATAATGGTAGGCTATCAGGGAAGTTCTTTCCGGTTTTGGGTAAACCAAAAGCCCGCGGTCATTAAATTTGAAAAGGACGGCTCCAGCATCAAAGCAGGCATGCTAAAAAATACCATTGATGTCGACAAGTCGGCGGATGCGGTGGCAATCAACAAATTTACGGCCGCTGAAACAGCCGCAATAGACTCATTCAAGGCCAACAACAAATCGTGGTTCCGACAAGATTCCCTGATCGCTGTTTTCGAAAGCCTTAACCGGAAATTAGCCGCCAAGAAAGTGGATTACGTCAGAAACAAACCCGAATCCTACTATGCTTTCTGGCTGTTCCGAAGAGAGCTGGTTTATCTTGATCATGATATCGGTGATCTGAATGCGGTTTTTGATCAAAAGTTTGACCAGCAGCGCAAATCCAGCAAGGAAGGAAAAGAAATCCAGCTCAGATTAACCGGTCGCTCACTGACAAAAGGCAAAAAGGCCGTCGAGTTTGTCGCTACTGATATCCACAATCAAACCATTGATCTCAAAAATTTCAAGGGGAAAAATGTGCTCATTACCTTCTGGGCAACGTGGTGTGCGCCGTGTATTGAGGAATTTCCGAAAATAAAGGAACTACGCAGCAGCTATCCTGCCGATTCGCTGGAGTTTATATTTGTCTCATTGGACGCGGACCCCAAGAAGTATCGCGCTGCTCTGCAAAAGTACGATCTGCCGGGCTTACATATATACAATGACATAGAAGTACTGAAAAAATACGGTGTGCTTGCAATTCCACAGGTATACCTCGTGGACAAAAAAGGAACTATTTCTTATTCCCGGGCCGATCAGGCCGACCCCAACCTTCGTCTTCTGGAAAGAACCCTTGCAGAGAACTTTGGCGCTGTAAAATAG